One Streptomyces formicae genomic window, GATCCCATGGCCAAGCGAATCGACGTATCGGGCCTGACCGCCTTCTACGGTTCCCACAAGGCGATCGACGACATCTCCATGACCGTCGAGCCGCGCTCCGTGACCGCCTTCATCGGCCCGTCCGGCTGCGGCAAGTCCACCTTCCTGCGCACCCTGAACCGCATGCACGAGGTCACCCCGGGCGGCCGCGTCGAGGGCAAGGTGCTCCTGGACGACGAGGACCTGTACGGCAACGGCGTGGACCCGGTGGCCGTGCGCCGCACGATCGGCATGGTCTTCCAGCGCCCGAACCCCTTCCCCACGATGTCGATCTTCGACAACGTCGCCGCGGGCCTCAAGCTCAACGGCTCGTACAAGAAGTCCGAGCTGGGCGACATCGTCGAGAAGTCCCTCAAGGGCGCGAACCTCTGGAACGAGGTCAAGGACCGCCTCAACAAGCCGGGCTCCGGCCTCTCCGGCGGTCAGCAGCAGCGCCTGTGCATCGCCCGGGCGATCGCGGTCGAGCCCCAGGTCCTCCTGATGGACGAGCCCTGCTCGGCCCTCGACCCGATCTCCACCCTCGCCATCGAGGACCTGATCGGCGAGCTCAAGGAGCGCTTCACGATCGTCATCGTGACGCACAACATGCAGCAGGCCGCCCGCGTCTCGGACCGCACGGCCTTCTTCAACCTCTCCGCGGTCGGCCAGCCCGGCAAGCTCATCGAGATCGACGACACGGAGCGCATCTTCTCCAACCC contains:
- the pstB gene encoding phosphate ABC transporter ATP-binding protein PstB, yielding MAKRIDVSGLTAFYGSHKAIDDISMTVEPRSVTAFIGPSGCGKSTFLRTLNRMHEVTPGGRVEGKVLLDDEDLYGNGVDPVAVRRTIGMVFQRPNPFPTMSIFDNVAAGLKLNGSYKKSELGDIVEKSLKGANLWNEVKDRLNKPGSGLSGGQQQRLCIARAIAVEPQVLLMDEPCSALDPISTLAIEDLIGELKERFTIVIVTHNMQQAARVSDRTAFFNLSAVGQPGKLIEIDDTERIFSNPSVQATEDYISGRFG